Sequence from the Segatella copri genome:
TCAATTTGCCGAACCGCTCGCCATGAGCCAGGATGATGAACTCTCTGAGCAGCAGTTCGGGATGGAAACTCGTAAGCTCGAAATAAGGTACCGTAGAGGTATCTACCTGATAGATATTACCCCGGCTGAAGGCAGCAAGAGCCTTGTAGCCGTCATATTCCTGAAGCAGTTGAGCCTGCGACAGAGGGGCACCACCGAAATACTTGAACGCCCATACATCCACCTGCTTTCCCTTCGCCAAGATTTGCTCCGGACTCATCGCCAGACTTCCGCTGTGCTGATCGTCCTCGAAGATATAACGGGCGTTGGCATCCTTCAGCAGAATACCGATAGTACTCTGACCTCCAGGCACATACCATACGTTGCCCGTTTTTCTTTCGGTCAGGATAGAGAGGCCCTTCGGATACCCGGCAGCCTCAGCTTTCAGCTTCAGATATTCCTTTTCTATCTTCGCAAAGAGCGAATCTGCCTTTGGTTCGCAAGATGCAGCAAGAGCGGTCTTCGGTGCATTCCCGTCTTTTTTAAAGAGCATGCCGTAGAATTTCATCCATTCCGCCCTGCCTAGTGGCGAAGACTCCATATAGTCGGCAGCCTCGATGATGGGCACGTGCAGTTTATCAAGCTTGCCATATCCTCCGCTGTTTTCGAAAGGCGAAAGGAGGATGGCTTCGGGTTTCAGGGCGATAATGCGCTCGATGTCGGGAGCCATACTGGAACCGCAATCCACGATGGAATTCTGAGCAGAAGCATTCCCGGAAGAAGCCTTCCCTGCAGAAGCAGCCCTCTTCCTGACATCCGGAATATTGATGTAATTGAGGTCGCAGACGCCACGGATAGCCTGCTGGCATCCCAGTTCGTACATCAACTGGCAATGGGGAGCGATAAAAACTGCACTCCTCTCCACCGGTGTCCTCACGGTATCGGTAGTGCATCCCATGCCCAAAGTGCGTTGCAGGGCGAGTCTCGCCACCGTCTTATCCCCCTCCTCTCCCTTCGGAATCAGGATGTAGCGATGCAGCATCGTTCCCGCCTTCCAGGGATTGGCGATGATAGCCTCAGCATACTGATAATCAAAGCCTTCCGCAGCATCGGAAGTCTCTTCCCCATCGCCATGCTTCACGATGGTAAGCAACTTGGCGTACTTCATCTCCAAGGTATCTCCAGCCTCAGCATCGGCAGCAGCCGTCTTTCCTCCCTGGCATGCCGCCATCAGCAGGGCCGCCGTTGCCCCACACAAAAGAATATACAGTTTTTTCATAATCTTACAAAATATGTGTGCAAAGATACAAAGAAATCTCCATTTTCCGTTTGTTTTCTCGAATATTCTTTGTACTTTTGCCCTCAAATTTAACTAACACTACAATAATAAGTCAAAATGAAGAAGATTATCTGGGGCATAGCCCTTTTATTCTGTACATCGCTGACTGCAAATGCGCAGAACGGCTGTAAGAATTCTGAAGAGAAAAGCTGCTGTAAGAGAGGTTATTACACACAGTATTACGGCGATAAGCCCGAACTCATAAAAGAGGCTATAGCTTGGGCTGAGAGCGGTATCTGGCGCAATGGTTTCGACAAGGCGAAGCCACATTCCAGCGTAAACCTCGTAGATTTCTATCTGCAGTATCAGAAGAATCCGCAGCAATGGCAGGCGCTCTTCGACTATCTGGCAAAGACCGATTTGCTGAGCATTCCGAAGGGAAAGCACAAGATTCCAGGTTCCGACCTCGTGGTAAGTGTAGAGGACAGCAAGAACGAGCCGCTGGAAAAGCGCCGCAGCGAGAGTCATCATAAGCACATCGATTTTCAGTATGTAGTAAAGGGCACAGAGCGTTTTGGCGTGATCGACCACTACTCCAGCACCCCCAACTGCAAATATCGTCCAGACGTGATTCATTATGATTACGACCGCCAGAAGGCCCGTTTCTACGACAGCAATCCTGGCGAATTCTTCATCTTCTTCCCACGCGACTGGCACATCGCCAAGGTGGCAACAGATGGTGGAGACCAGACCATCCGCGTTATCGTAATCAAGGTAGATTATAAGGATTAAAAAGGGTAACTCGCTCTAATTGGGACTTTGATTGAATATCAAGAAGTTGGACGTTTGCCTACATAATATAGATAACAATATGAAAACGAGCGGACTTCTGCTCGTTTCTGTATTTTGCAATATCCAAAGAACGCCTCAATTCGAGGGCAAAGATACGACAATTTTCTAAATATCCAATGATTCACAATGAGATTTTTATGGAAATTAGAACTTTTTGCGTTAAATTCCTCTTTTTATAAGCAGATTTTCAAGAAAAAGTTTGGAGATTCCGACAAAAAAGCATATCTTTGCAGCAACAAATCCCACCACGCCTCTCAACGATGCGTACCACGGTGGGACTTCGCTTTTTATATGGGTATATGGAAGAAGACCAACTACATCATCTATACAAGTCGGGCAGTACATTTGAGCAAGCCATCAACCTTTATCTCTTTGATAAAGAACTCCGTCAACTTATATTCAAGGCAATCCAAGATATAGAGATTTCTCTTCGAACTAAGATGTTTCTTTTGGTACGCTTTCTAAGTTGTTTTGCCTGTTTAAGGATAATCGGCTAAAAAAGCAAGTGGCAAGAGAACTTGGACTTCCTCAATACACATATTTGGAAAGTTGGATAAGGTGTATAACTGTACTTCGCAATTGCTGTGCTCATCATGCCCGTATATGGAACAGGCGTTTTGCCTTGAAGCCTCAATTACCCAATCGACTTCCTCTTCAATGGATTACTCCAAGTCAAAAGCCCATCAAGTTGTACCATCAGCTATGCACCTTATTATATTTGGAGCAAACTATTACACCTTGCATGGACTTGAAAAGTTCTCTGTTCAAATTATTTGCTGAATACCCCAATGTAGATTTACATGCCATGGGATTTCCGCAAGGTTGGGAAAACGAACCATTATGGAGACTGTAGGCAAGCATCGCCACCGTCTTATCGCCCTCCTCTCCTTTCGGAATCAGGATGTAGCGATGCAGCAGCGTTCCCGTCGTCTTTCCGCCCTGGCAGGCAGTCAGCACAAGGAGCGCCAGGAGTGCCCCGAATATATATGTTTTTCTTTTCATCATATCATATCTTTATCATGTTGCAAAGGTACAAAGATTTCTTCATTTTCCACCATTTTTCCTAACAAAAAATCCGTCTTGATTCATTTCTCTATATCCCCCAACATTTTTTCTAAACTTTTTAGTATTCTCGGGCAAATTCTGTTCGTTTATAGTTTTTACTTTTAATTATTGATTAATACTACTCTAAAAATCATCCAATTTACTATCAATTGAATGTACGAATTTAGTCTGTGCCTGACAAAAATTTGCAGACACAACCACTCTCATTGGTGGATTCTCCGTGTGTTCCATCACGTCCTCCTTTTTTTATTGGGGTTATACTTCGGTTCTTTCCGTTGCGGGCGGAACATTTCCGCCCGCAACGGCTTACTGCTTCCTCAAGGTAGGCAATGCTCCTTTAAGTTCGTAACGCCACTCTGAGCCTGCGTTCTGCAAGGCGGTGTTCATTGCATCAACGGCTTTCTGCCAGGTAACGACAGAGCCGTCCACCTTCGTGGCTTCGGGGGCGATGCCTTCCTTATTGTAGCCGATACCTTGTTCATGATTGTTCTTCCAATAGCAGACGGTCACGGTATTGAAGTTATCTCCCAACAAGCCGAAGATATGCACATAGCCAGTGCTACTACCTGTACTGGTTACGTTGCCCGTGGCATAGCAGGCACAAACGCCGTTTCCTCCGTTGAGTCCCACCAAACCGCCGCCAGAGATATTCGATACGGGGTCTATTTCTATGATCACGTTGCCCGTGGCATAGCAAGCGGTCATGGTGGCACCCCCATTCGTCTGACCTACCACGCCGCCGACATAGACCGTTCCCTTCACTGTGGCAGAGGAGCTGCATCCGGTGGTGGAACCGTTCCATTGAGCACCCACTACACCGCCGACGTACACCGTGCCGCTGACGCTGCCCGACACCGAGCAGTTTTCAATGGTGCCATCGCTAAATCCTGCCACACCGCCGGCAAAGCCCGACCCGTGATTGCTTGTTATCTGTACGTCCTCCATCATCACGTTCTTCACCGTACCAGCATAACCGATAGAGCCGAACAGACCCACAAATTGGTCATTTGTCGTAACGGTCAGCCCCTTGATGGTATGACCGCCACCGTCGAAGGTGCCGGTGTATTTGTTGCTGAAACTTGTGCCTATCGGTGTCCAGTCTTTGCCTGTGAGGTCAATGTTTTTGTCGAGGGTAATGTTAATGTCGGTCTTACCTCCGTTCACTAATTCGGCTATATTCATCAGACCGTCGGCGGAGGTCACGGTGTAGCTGCCGTTGCTCTCTATGGTATAGCCCAGGTCTTTTGCCGCTGCGAGGGAGACGGTGTAGGTATATTCACCGCCCGCCTGCCAGTCGGTAGCATTCTTCATCTTATAAACGAAGGTCTTGCCGTTGGTGAAGGTGCAGGTAATGAAGGTCGTGCCAGCTGCCACACTTTGCGGGGCTACGAGGGCGATGTAGGTGTTGCTGCCCTTGTCATACGGGACGATTATATCCGGGTTGTCGCCTTCGGTGGAGAGACCCGTCAGCTGCACGGATGCCAGCCCCTCGGTGTAGTCCGTCAGAACGATGGTCACCCGCGCCGTGCGGTGGGTGAAGCGGAGCGTGGGGCTACCGTAGGTCACCTTCTGTCCGTCGGCTACGATGAGGTCGCTGCCCTCAAAGTCCTTCTGGGCACTTTGGTTGGCTTTTACCTTCACAGCAGGCGGAGTTGTCTCGCCAGCGATGTAGGGCCACCACGCTGTGACGGTGATGTCGTTGTGGTTTGTCCAGTAGTGCGGGTCGGTGGAGGTCAGCGTGGCGCTGGCGGGGTCGGCGGCGGTGAGCGTCACGTTGTACGTCTTCACCGTGCCATCCATCAGGACTGCCACGCTCTGCACACCCTCCCAATTGCCGTCCACTGGGGCACGGGTGCCAGCGATGGCTGTCGCGACGGGATTCAGCCCCGTGGCGGTGAAGACGATGGATGTGCCTTCCGCCCCTTCCGGCAGGAAGTCCGCTTCGTCCTGCGTGCAGGCGGCAAGGCCGAGCAGCAGGGCGATGGCTGCGGATATATGGATGTTTGTTCGTTTCATGATGCGTGTTGTTTAGGGGTTGTTATTGTTTCTTTTGCAGTACGGGCAGACCGTTGGTGCCTAGTGCCCACTGGTAGTCGTTGTCAGTGAGGGCGTGGTTCATGCCATCGACGGCTGTCTGCCATTTCACGGTCGCGTCGTCCACCTTCGTGGCATCTACCCTTCCTACTTCATTACGATAAACTCCTTGCCCGAGATTGCCTCCCCAATAGCAGGAAGTTATAGTATTGTAGTTATGACCCACTATAGCTCCAGATTCATACTCTGTCAATGTGCCGTCGAACCAGCAAGCGATGATATCGCCATAATTTGATTCGGCTATACCACAAGTTCTACCATATGCAGAAATTTTTCCCGTCACAGAGCAGGCAATGATTTGGCCATGATTTCGGCCCACTATTCCAGCAGTATTTCCACTACTGCCATACAGATTCACATCTATGAGTTGTAGGTTCTTTATCACTCCACGTTCACTTAAGAATGAACCCAAAAATCCAGTATTATTCATTGCTGAAGAGTTAAATCCTGTAATGCGGTGTCCTTGTCCATTAAAGACGCCGGAGTAGAATGTAAATATGCCTGACCGTGTCCATTCCTTACCCGTCATGTCGATGTCGGCGGTGAGGGTGCAATTTATCGATTCATCTTTTTGTGAGGCTTCGTTCCATGCCAGCAGGCCGTCTGCGTTATAGACCGTGTAGGTCTTGGTGTTGCTGTCGTAGATGTAGCCCAGATCCTCAGCCTCGCCGCTCTCGCCACCGCCGTCAGCCCAGTCACCGATAGTGCAACCCTCTAACGTCAGGCCGGTGGCATTCACCTTTACGGTGTAGGTATAGCGGTTGCCCGCTTCTAATACGACGTTGTTCTGCGGACGGAAGTAGAAGGTGCCGCCGCCGAGTTCCACCTTGACGAACGGCTTGCCTGCCGCAACGGTCTGCGGGGCGGTCAGTGCCTCGTAGGTGTTGCCGCTTGCGTTGTAGGTCTTGATGGCGGTCGGGTTGCCGTTATCGGCGGACAGGCTCACGAGGCTCACCGTGGCACCGGCGACGCTCGTGAATCCCGTGCCGGGCTTCAGTTCGATTGCCACGCGTGCCGTGCGGTGGGTAAATTCAAGTGTCGGGTTGTTAAATTCCACTTTCCGGTTCTCAGCAGAGATGAAGTCGCTTTTCTGGAAGTCAGCCAATTTGCTTTGGTCTTCGGCAACCTTCACGGCAGGCATCTGTGTGATGTCTGTATCATCCAAGGGCCACCATGCCGATACGGTAATCGGGTCGCGGCTGGTCCAGTAGTACGGGTCGTTGGAGGTCAGCGTGGCGCTCTTGTAGCCGTCGGCATCCGAAGTCGATACTATGTACTCCTTTACCGCATCGCCCATCTTGAGTGCCACGGAATTGACGCCCTGCCAGTCGCCGTCCACGGATGCACGGGTTGATGGGGCTGCCTCCACGGACAGTCCGGTGGCACGGATGACTATAGGATATTCCTCTTTGGACAGACGGTTATCGTCTGCCAGTTCGTCCTGTGTGCAGGCGGTGAGGGCGAACAGCAGCGCGAGGACTGCGGGGATAAATAATCTATGTCTCATAATTCTTCATTCTAATCGATTAATTATTAATATCTTACAGGTCAGCATCCACTTCTCCACCGTCTATATCGTTCCACTTTGCAATGGTGGCTTCGCTGACTTCAAGGACTTTGTTGCGTACCTTGACGGTATAGGTATAGTTGTTGCCCGCCTGCAGTGCGCCTTCGGGCATGGTGAGTGTGGCATGATATTCCTGCCCTTTGTAATTCACAACCAACGGCAGGGATGCAACTGTCTGCGGGAAGAGGATGATCGATGACGTGAGATTGCCGTCTGCCAGATTCATGGTCAGTTCTCCGGTCTGTGCCCCGTTGTCTGCGGTGGCAATACCGTCGGCCGTGTTGAACGTACCAGTGAGTAACAATCCGTCCAGCGTGTAACGTTCAGGCTTGACCACGCTGAAATCCACGCCGTCGCCCGCCTTGAAGGTAAGGGTTATCTGGCTCATGCGGTGGTGGAAGGAGTTGTTTTCACCACCTTTGCCGGTTTTGTCGGTGAAGCTCACCACCGGGCTGTGTTTGTCTCCCGTAGCTCCTGAAGCAAAGAGGAAGTCGATGGCAGGCTGGTTCTGCTGCGCCGTGGCATCGGTCGTGGCTGCGAGGATGCCTCCCGCCGCGTTGTACGGATAGTAGGCGCGGAAAGTATGGGTCTTTGTATCTTCGAAATAGATAACCTTTCCTTCTGCCTCAAATTTCCCGTTCTTCAGGATGAAAGGCACGTTGCCGTACCGGGTATCGTTGCCGATGTCGGTGATGCCGATACGGTCACCGTTGTCCCAAGTGGTTCCGCTGGCGCGGGTGGCGATGGCGATGTCGGCGGTAAACTGGGCGGCCACAGGGCCACCATTCAGGTTCTCGTTGTCGTTGTTGCATGCCGTCAGTGCGAGGGCGAGCAACGCAAGTGCAAAAAATCTTGTCTTCATTATATCTGTCATTTTATTAGTTACAAATCGGCATTTACATCATCACCTTTCACTTCT
This genomic interval carries:
- a CDS encoding fimbrillin family protein, which encodes MRHRLFIPAVLALLFALTACTQDELADDNRLSKEEYPIVIRATGLSVEAAPSTRASVDGDWQGVNSVALKMGDAVKEYIVSTSDADGYKSATLTSNDPYYWTSRDPITVSAWWPLDDTDITQMPAVKVAEDQSKLADFQKSDFISAENRKVEFNNPTLEFTHRTARVAIELKPGTGFTSVAGATVSLVSLSADNGNPTAIKTYNASGNTYEALTAPQTVAAGKPFVKVELGGGTFYFRPQNNVVLEAGNRYTYTVKVNATGLTLEGCTIGDWADGGGESGEAEDLGYIYDSNTKTYTVYNADGLLAWNEASQKDESINCTLTADIDMTGKEWTRSGIFTFYSGVFNGQGHRITGFNSSAMNNTGFLGSFLSERGVIKNLQLIDVNLYGSSGNTAGIVGRNHGQIIACSVTGKISAYGRTCGIAESNYGDIIACWFDGTLTEYESGAIVGHNYNTITSCYWGGNLGQGVYRNEVGRVDATKVDDATVKWQTAVDGMNHALTDNDYQWALGTNGLPVLQKKQ
- a CDS encoding ABC transporter substrate-binding protein, with the protein product MKKLYILLCGATAALLMAACQGGKTAAADAEAGDTLEMKYAKLLTIVKHGDGEETSDAAEGFDYQYAEAIIANPWKAGTMLHRYILIPKGEEGDKTVARLALQRTLGMGCTTDTVRTPVERSAVFIAPHCQLMYELGCQQAIRGVCDLNYINIPDVRKRAASAGKASSGNASAQNSIVDCGSSMAPDIERIIALKPEAILLSPFENSGGYGKLDKLHVPIIEAADYMESSPLGRAEWMKFYGMLFKKDGNAPKTALAASCEPKADSLFAKIEKEYLKLKAEAAGYPKGLSILTERKTGNVWYVPGGQSTIGILLKDANARYIFEDDQHSGSLAMSPEQILAKGKQVDVWAFKYFGGAPLSQAQLLQEYDGYKALAAFSRGNIYQVDTSTVPYFELTSFHPELLLREFIILAHGERFGKLRFYKK
- a CDS encoding Abi family protein; translation: MEEDQLHHLYKSGSTFEQAINLYLFDKELRQLIFKAIQDIEISLRTKMFLLVRFLSCFACLRIIG
- a CDS encoding fimbrillin family protein; translated protein: MKTRFFALALLALALTACNNDNENLNGGPVAAQFTADIAIATRASGTTWDNGDRIGITDIGNDTRYGNVPFILKNGKFEAEGKVIYFEDTKTHTFRAYYPYNAAGGILAATTDATAQQNQPAIDFLFASGATGDKHSPVVSFTDKTGKGGENNSFHHRMSQITLTFKAGDGVDFSVVKPERYTLDGLLLTGTFNTADGIATADNGAQTGELTMNLADGNLTSSIILFPQTVASLPLVVNYKGQEYHATLTMPEGALQAGNNYTYTVKVRNKVLEVSEATIAKWNDIDGGEVDADL
- a CDS encoding YhcH/YjgK/YiaL family protein, which produces MKKIIWGIALLFCTSLTANAQNGCKNSEEKSCCKRGYYTQYYGDKPELIKEAIAWAESGIWRNGFDKAKPHSSVNLVDFYLQYQKNPQQWQALFDYLAKTDLLSIPKGKHKIPGSDLVVSVEDSKNEPLEKRRSESHHKHIDFQYVVKGTERFGVIDHYSSTPNCKYRPDVIHYDYDRQKARFYDSNPGEFFIFFPRDWHIAKVATDGGDQTIRVIVIKVDYKD
- a CDS encoding fimbrillin family protein gives rise to the protein MKRTNIHISAAIALLLGLAACTQDEADFLPEGAEGTSIVFTATGLNPVATAIAGTRAPVDGNWEGVQSVAVLMDGTVKTYNVTLTAADPASATLTSTDPHYWTNHNDITVTAWWPYIAGETTPPAVKVKANQSAQKDFEGSDLIVADGQKVTYGSPTLRFTHRTARVTIVLTDYTEGLASVQLTGLSTEGDNPDIIVPYDKGSNTYIALVAPQSVAAGTTFITCTFTNGKTFVYKMKNATDWQAGGEYTYTVSLAAAKDLGYTIESNGSYTVTSADGLMNIAELVNGGKTDINITLDKNIDLTGKDWTPIGTSFSNKYTGTFDGGGHTIKGLTVTTNDQFVGLFGSIGYAGTVKNVMMEDVQITSNHGSGFAGGVAGFSDGTIENCSVSGSVSGTVYVGGVVGAQWNGSTTGCSSSATVKGTVYVGGVVGQTNGGATMTACYATGNVIIEIDPVSNISGGGLVGLNGGNGVCACYATGNVTSTGSSTGYVHIFGLLGDNFNTVTVCYWKNNHEQGIGYNKEGIAPEATKVDGSVVTWQKAVDAMNTALQNAGSEWRYELKGALPTLRKQ